The DNA window ATCTGATATACTTAAATATATACGATGTTTAGCACGACGACGATTTATTATTTGTCTTCCATTTTTTGTTTTCATTCTATTTCTAAAACCATGAGATCTTTTTTTTTTTAATATAGATGGTTGAAAAGTACGTTTCATAAAATTATACTTATAAATATTTTACAATATATCAATTATTACATAATTTTTATATTTAATAAATTATTTTTTATAAATTTTTTAATTTTAAATTTTAGTAATTAAAAGTTTATATATGTTATAATAACGAATAAAGATTTTTTATTATAATTTTTTTTTAAAAATAAAAAAATGATAGAAAATAATATTATTATTAATCGAGAGTTATTAATTAAACCATTAAAATATGTAACAAATATTATTAATAATAAATCTATATATCAAAATATTAGTAATATTTTAATAGATATTTTAGATAATGGTTTAATTTTGTTTAAAAGTACTAATTTAGAAATTGAAATTTCATCATTTATTAAAAATATAAATAATAAAAAAAAATATTCAATTATAATTGAAGGGAAAAAGTTTTATAATATATGTCGTAGTTTACCTAAAAATCATGATATAAATATATTATTTAGTAATAATAAAGCTATTATATCATCACAAAATTGTTATTTTAGTATAGCTACTTTACCAGCAAATAATTTTCCTACTATAGATTTTATAAAATCTGATATAGAATTTGATCTTCAACATAAAACAATAAAAAAATTTATATATGCTACTTATTTTTCAATAGCAGATAATGATGTAAGAAAATATTTAAATGGATTATTATTACAAATTAAAAATAATATTTTAAATATTGTATCAACTGATGGGCATAGATTATCTATTTATACTTATTTAATAAGTAAAAATATTATTAACTATTATGCTATAATTCCTAAAAAAAGTATTTTTGAATTATCTAAATTACTTAATAATACTAATGAATTAATTAATATTAAAATTAATAAAAATAATATTTGCTTTATTTTTAATAATTTAAAATTTATATCTAAATTAATTGAAAATAATTTTCCTGATTATGAAAAAATTATACCTAAATTTTTTTATAAAGTTATAAAAATTAATCGTATAGAATTTAAAAATTCTTTAAATAGGATTTCTATCTTAGTTAATGAAAGAACTAAAGGAGTAACTTTATTAGTTAATAATAATTATTTAAAAATCTCTAGTATTAATATAAATAATGAAAAAGCAGAAGAAATATTAAAAATAGAAAAATATAATAATGAAAAAAAAAATAATATTAATATATCTTTAAATATTAATTATTTAATTAATGTCATTAATATATTAGAAAGTGATATAATTAAAATTTCTTTTATTGATAATATTTCTAGTATTAAGATAGAAGATTGTTATAAAAAAAATAAAATTTATTTAATCATGCCAATGAAAATTTAAAATTATATTTATTTTTTATAAAAAAATGAGAGTTTAATGTGACAAATAAATATTATAATGCATCAAGTATTCAAATTTTAAAAGGATTAGATGCAGTAAAAAAAAGACCAGGTATGTATATTGGAAATACAGATGATGGGACAGGGTTACATCATATGGTTTTTGAAGTTATAGATAATGCGATAGATGAATCTCTTGCTGGTTTTTGTAAAAATATAAAGATTATCATTCATAATGATGATTCTATATCTATTATTGATGATGGAAGGGGTATTCCTACAGATATACATAAAGAAGCACAAATTTCAGCAGCTGAAGTAATTATGACTATATTACATTCAGGAGGTAAATTTAATAATAAATCATATAAATTATCAGGAGGATTACATGGAGTAGGTATTTCAGTTGTAAATGCTTTATCTAGAAAACTAGAATTAATAATTAAAAGAAATGGAAAATTATATAAACAATTATATTGTTATGGTATTCCTCAAAATAAATTAAAAAATATTGCTAATAGTACTACTACCGGTACTCATATTAGATTTTGGCCTAATTTTAATATTTTTAAAAATATTCAATCTTTTGATTATAAAATTTTATCTAAAAGATTAAGAGAATTATCATTCCTAAATTCAGGATTATTTATTTCAATAAATGATATAAGAATTAATAAATCTAATTCATTTCAATATAATGGTGGTATAAAAGAATTTATAAAATATTTAAATAAAAATCAAAATATTATTCATAATAATATTTTTTATTGTTATAATAAAAATAGTAAAATAAATATAGAAATTGCTATGCAATGGAATAATTCTTTTAAAGAAAGAATATATTGTTTTACAAATAATATACCTCAAGAAAGTGGAGGTACTCATTTATCTGGATTAAAAGCAGCTATAACACGTACAATTAATTTAT is part of the Enterobacteriaceae endosymbiont of Donacia fulgens genome and encodes:
- the rpmH gene encoding 50S ribosomal protein L34, whose product is MKRTFQPSILKKKRSHGFRNRMKTKNGRQIINRRRAKHRIYLSISDKISK
- the dnaN gene encoding DNA polymerase III subunit beta, which gives rise to MIENNIIINRELLIKPLKYVTNIINNKSIYQNISNILIDILDNGLILFKSTNLEIEISSFIKNINNKKKYSIIIEGKKFYNICRSLPKNHDINILFSNNKAIISSQNCYFSIATLPANNFPTIDFIKSDIEFDLQHKTIKKFIYATYFSIADNDVRKYLNGLLLQIKNNILNIVSTDGHRLSIYTYLISKNIINYYAIIPKKSIFELSKLLNNTNELINIKINKNNICFIFNNLKFISKLIENNFPDYEKIIPKFFYKVIKINRIEFKNSLNRISILVNERTKGVTLLVNNNYLKISSININNEKAEEILKIEKYNNEKKNNINISLNINYLINVINILESDIIKISFIDNISSIKIEDCYKKNKIYLIMPMKI